The following are encoded in a window of Penaeus monodon isolate SGIC_2016 chromosome 9, NSTDA_Pmon_1, whole genome shotgun sequence genomic DNA:
- the LOC119576922 gene encoding cuticle protein CP14.6-like, whose amino-acid sequence MKFLILACVAAVAVAAPQYSYDGPRAASSEEREFVPILKDERVHEEDGTYNFDFEAANGISFSQAGSPDGDEDAVIKAGEYSYTAPDGTEIHLTFVADENGFQPQGDHLPVAPEFPHPIPQFVLDQIAFAAEEDRKRARSDDSDEVSAPSGLYGHPN is encoded by the exons ATGAAATTC CTGATCCTCGCCtgtgtcgccgccgtggcagTTGCCGCCCCTCAGTACAGCTACGATGGTCCTCGTGCTGCCTCTAGTGAGGAGCGCGAGTTCGTGCCAATCCTCAAGGACGAGCGCGTCCACGAGGAAGATGGAACTTACAACTTCGACTTCGAAGCTGCCAACGGCATCAGCTTCTCTCAGGCTGGATCCCCCGACGGCGATGAGGACGCTGTGATCAAGGCTGGAGAATACTC GTACACTGCTCCTGACGGCACTGAAATTCACCTTACCTTCGTTGCTGACGAAAACGGCTTCCAGCCCCAAGGTGACCACCTCCCAGTGGCTCCCGAGTTCCCTCACCCaatccctcagttcgtcctcgaccagatcgccttcgccgccgaGGAGGACCGCAAACGCGCCCGCAGCGACGACTCCGATGAAGTTTCCGCCCCATCCGGCCTCTACGGACACCCCAACTAA
- the LOC119576920 gene encoding cuticle protein CP14.6-like, producing MKFLILACVAAVAVAAPQYSYDGPRAASSEEREFVPILKDNRVHEEDGTYNFDFEAANGISFSQAGSPDGDEDAVIKAGEYSYTAPDGTEIHLTFVADENGFQPQGDHLPVAPEFPHPIPQFVLDQIAFAAEEDRKRARSDDSDEVFAPSGLYGHPN from the exons ATGAAGTTC CTGATCCTCGCCtgtgtcgccgccgtggcagTTGCCGCCCCTCAGTACAGCTACGATGGTCCTCGGGCTGCCTCCAGTGAGGAGCGCGAGTTCGTGCCAATCCTCAAGGACAACCGCGTCCATGAGGAAGACGGAACTTACAACTTCGACTTCGAAGCTGCCAACGGCATCAGCTTCTCTCAGGCTGGATCCCCCGACGGTGATGAGGACGCTGTGATCAAGGCTGGAGAATACTC GTACACTGCTCCTGACGGTACTGAAATCCACCTTACCTTCGTGgctgacgagaacggcttccagccccaAGGTGACCACCTCCCAGTGGCTCCCGAGTTCCCTCACCCaatccctcagttcgtcctcgaccagatcgccttcgccgccgaGGAGGACCGCAAACGCGCCCGCAGCGACGACTCCGATGAAGTTTTCGCCCCATCCGGCCTCTACGGACACCCCAACTAA
- the LOC119576924 gene encoding cuticle protein AMP1A-like translates to MKFLIFACVAAVAVAAPQYSYGVPAESSEEVAAPRAASSEEVEFVPILKDDRVHEEDGTYNFDFEAANGIRFSQAGSPDGDEDAVIKAGEYSYTAPDGTEVHVKYVADENGFQPQSNVLPVAPEFPHPIPQFVLDQIAFAAEEDAAAARAVEEDSDEVAAPSTLYGRPN, encoded by the exons ATGAAGTTC CTGATCTTCGCCTGTGTTGCCGCCGTGGCCGTCGCCGCTCCCCAGTACAGCTATGGGGTTCCTGCTGAGTCTAGCGAGGAAGTCGCTGCTCCTCGTGCTGCGTCCAGCGAGGAGGTCGAATTCGTGCCAATCCTCAAGGACGATCGCGTCCACGAGGAAGACGGAACTTACAACTTCGACTTCGAAGCTGCCAACGGCATCCGTTTCTCCCAGGCTGGATCCCCCGACGGAGATGAGGACGCTGTGATCAAGGCTGGAGAATACTC ATACACTGCTCCCGACGGCACTGAGGTCCATGTCAAGTACGTGgctgacgagaacggcttccagccccagTCCAACGTCCTCCCCGTGGCTCCCGAGTTCCCTCAcccgatccctcagttcgtcctcgaccagatcgccttcgccgccgaGGAGGACGCCGCCGCCGCTCGCGCCGTTGAGGAAGATTCCGATGAAGTTGCCGCCCCATCCACTCTCTACGGCCGCCCCAACTAA
- the LOC119576923 gene encoding cuticle protein CP14.6-like translates to MKFLILACVAAVAVAAPQYSYDAPRAASSEEREFVPILKDDRVHEEDGTYNFDFEAANGISFSQAGSPDGDEDAVIKAGEYSYTAPDGTEIHLTFVADENGFQPQGDHLPVAPEFPHPIPQFVLDQIAFAAEEDRKRARSDDSDEVSAPSGLYGHPN, encoded by the exons ATGAAGTTC CTGATCCTTGCCTGTGTTGCCGCCGTGGCCGTTGCCGCCCCTCAGTACAGCTACGATGCTCCTCGTGCTGCATCCAGCGAGGAGCGTGAGTTCGTTCCAATCCTCAAGGACGACCGCGTTCACGAGGAAGATGGAACTTACAACTTCGACTTCGAAGCTGCCAACGGCATCAGCTTCTCCCAGGCTGGATCACCTGATGGTGATGAAGACGCTGTGATCAAGGCTGGAGAATACTC GTACACTGCTCCTGACGGCACTGAAATCCACCTTACCTTTGTTgctgacgagaacggcttccagccccaAGGTGACCACCTCCCAGTGGCTCCCGAGTTCCCCCAcccgatccctcagttcgtcctcgaccagatcgccttcgccgccgaGGAGGACCGCAAACGCGCCCGCAGCGACGACTCCGACGAAGTTTCCGCCCCATCTGGACTTTATGGACACCCCAACTAA
- the LOC119576921 gene encoding cuticle protein CP14.6-like codes for MKFLILACVAAVAVAAPQYSYDGPRAASSEEREFVPILKDNRVHEEDGTYNFDFEAANGISFSQAGSPDGDEDAVIKAGEYSYTAPDGTEIHLTFVADENGFQPQGDHLPVAPEFPHPIPQFVLDQIAFAAEEDRKRVRSDDSDEVFAPSGLYGHPN; via the exons ATGAAGTTC CTGATCCTCGCTTGTGTCGCCGCCGTGGCCGTTGCCGCCCCTCAGTACAGCTACGATGGTCCTCGTGCTGCGTCCAGCGAGGAGCGCGAGTTCGTGCCAATCCTCAAGGACAACCGCGTTCACGAGGAAGATGGAACTTACAACTTCGACTTCGAAGCTGCCAACGGCATCAGCTTCTCCCAGGCTGGATCCCCCGACGGCGATGAGGATGCTGTGATCAAGGCTGGCGAATACTC GTACACTGCTCCTGACGGCACTGAAATCCACCTTACCTTCGTGGCTGACGAGAACGGTTTCCAGCCCCAGGGTGACCACTTGCCCGTGGCTCCCGAGTTCCCCCACCCGATCCCTCAGTttgtcctcgaccagatcgccttcgccgccgaGGAGGACCGCAAACGCGTCCGCAGCGACGACTCCGATGAAGTTTTCGCTCCTTCAGGACTCTACGGCCACCCCAACTAA
- the LOC119576918 gene encoding cuticle protein CP14.6-like: protein MKFLILACVAAVAVAAPQYSYDGPRAASSEEREFVPILKDNRVHEEDGTYNFDFEAANGISFSQAGSPDGDEDAVIKAGEYSYTAPDGTEIHLTFVADENGFQPQGDHLPVAPEFPHPIPQFVLDQIAKAAEEDRNRARSDDSDEVSVPSSLYGRPN, encoded by the exons ATGAAATTC CTGATCCTCGCCtgtgtcgccgccgtggcagTTGCCGCCCCTCAGTACAGCTACGATGGTCCTCGTGCTGCGTCCAGTGAGGAGCGCGAGTTCGTGCCAATCCTCAAGGACAACCGCGTTCACGAGGAAGACGGAACTTACAACTTCGACTTCGAAGCTGCCAACGGCATCAGCTTCTCCCAGGCTGGATCCCCCGACGGCGATGAGGATGCTGTGATCAAGGCTGGAGAATACTC GTACACTGCTCCTGACGGCACTGAAATCCACCTTACCTTCGTGGCTGACGAGAACGGTTTCCAGCCCCAGGGTGACCATTTGCCCGTGGCTCCCGAGTTCCCTCACCCaatccctcagttcgtcctcgaccagatcgcaaAGGCCGCCGAGGAGGACCGCAACCGCGCCCGCAGCGACGACTCCGATGAAGTTTCCGTCCCATCCAGCCTCTACGGACGCCCTAACTAA